The stretch of DNA AGAAAGAGTTTTAAGGCTTTTATGGGTCCGAGAACAGGTAATATCAATCCTATTAGAGAAATTAATTCTTTTGAAATATATAAAGAAAATAATGACTTAATTTTTTTGATTAAGGGACAAAGTTTTATTAGAAATCAAGTTAGAATAATGGTTGGAACTCTTGTCGATATTGGTAGAGGATTGATTGAAGAAGATGAGCTCGAAAGAATTTTAGATAGTGAAGACAGAACTAGGGCAGGAGTAACTTTAAGCCCAAATGGTCTTTATTTAATGGAGATTTTATATGACAAATTTTAAAGATTTAGATTTTTTAGTTGAAAGTCTGCGAAAAGTTGATACAGGTAAAAATCATATTTTGATAACTGGAAATATAAAAGTTGGGAAAAGTACCCTTTTAAAAGCTTTTATAAAAAAATATTACAAAAATTCTAAAATTGATGGAATTATGACTGAACTTGTTATCACTGATAAATTTAGAATTGAACTTTTTAGATATGGAACAGAAGAAAGATTTGTTATTGGAGAAAGAGAAAGTGAAATGAAATTTTTTGACGAAGTTTTCTTGAAAAAGAGTTATGAGTTTATGGATGATTTTAAAAATAATGATATTTTAATCTTTGACGAGATTGGAAATAAGGAATTACATTTAAAAGAATATTGTGAAAAGTTGTTATCTATTTTTGAGGATAATAGAATTTTTGCAGTATTAAAGAAAGGTGGAAATCCAATAGTTGAAAATTTGGATAAATTGGAAAATTTTGTGATTTTTGATTTGGATAAGTTTTATGAGTAGAGACGAGTATTTTATGGATATTGCTTTGAAAGAGGCAAAAAAGGCTTATAATAAGGGAGAAGTTCCTATCGGCTGTGTTATTGTTAAAGATGATAAAATAGTTTCAAGAGGGCATAATCAGGTTTTGAGTAAAAAAAGCGGAGTTAATCACGCTGAAATTATAGCAATTAATAAAGCAGGACAAAAATTGGGAGATTTTAGACTTGAAGATACAGAACTTTTTGTAACTCTTGAACCCTGTTGCATGTGTGCAGGAGCAATTGTAAATAGCAGAATAAAAAGAGTTATAATTGGAGCAATGGATGTAAAAAGAGGTTTTTGTGGATCAATTGAAAATGTATTGGATAGACAGGAACTCAATCATAGGTCAATTATAAAGACAGGCGTCTTAGAACAAAAATGTTTAGATATTTTACAAGATTTTTTTAAAAATTTAAGGAGTGAAAAGAAAAATAAATGAAATTAGTTGTTTGCTTAGATGAAAATAACGGCATTAAATTTTTTGGTAAAAGACAAAGTCAAGATGAGTTGCAGAGAAAAAATCTTTTTGAATTAATTGGAAATTTAAAACTTTTTTTGACAGAGTACAGCTATGATCTGTATAAGGATATTGAATTTAATTTTGAAATTATCGATGAAAATACTGAAATTATAAAAAATTCAGTATTTTTATATGAAGGAGATTTTTTAGAGAAATTTTTGCCATCTGTTGATGAAATAATAGTTTATTTTTGGAATAGAGATTATCCTTTTGATGAAACTTTTGATGAGTTTTTACAAGATTGTTGGAAAGAAATAGAAATCTTTGAATTTAAAGGAAAGAGTCACGAAAAGATTACAAGAAAAATATTTGTAAAGGAGAATAAAGATGAATAATAAGATTAGAATTGATAAGAAAAACATACGAATATTTGGCATTATGCTATTTCTTGTTGTGACATTATTTGTTGCTTTTTTTACACATAGGTATATTGAAAATAGAAGTACCAGTAATACTAATATAGTTGGACTTGATATAAACAAACTTCCGGAATATAACGGGAAGCCTTATGTTGTTATTAATAATAATGAGCCGAATTTTGATAAAAGTGAGTTAGTATCAAAATCTTTTGAAAAATATTCTGAACTTGACTCCTTAAAGAGATGCGGAGTTGCCGATTCTATAATAGGTCAAGATTTGATGCCAACTTCAAAAAGAGAAAATATTTCTTCTGTAAAGCCAACAGGATGGAAATCCGTAAAATATAATGGAATTGAAGGAGGAAGTTTATATAATCGTTGTCATCTGATTGGCTTTCAACTTGCAGGAGAAAATGCAAATAAAAGAAACTTAATAACGGGAACAAGATATTTGAATACAAAAGGAATGTTACCTTTTGAAAACATGATAGCCGATTATGTAAAGGAAACAAATAACCATGTAAGATATAGAGTAACACCTATTTTTGTAGGTAACGAACTTGTCGCTAGGGGTATTCAAATTGAAGCGATTTCTATTGAGGACAATGGCAAAGCAATTAAGTTTAACGTATATTGTTTTAATATTCAACCGAATATAGAAATAGATTATAAAACCGGAAATTCTTGGAGAAAATAATTTACAAATAAGCTAAGCTAAAAAATATAAGTTGGCTAAATGATTAATGTTGATTTTTTGTCTAAAAATGTGATAAAATTAACTGACAAAAGTTTTTACTTGATACAATTAAAACTTTTTAATATTTGATAAGGAGGTATTATAAATGATTGAGTTTAAAAACGTATCAAAAGTTTTTTCAAAAGGAGTTAAAGCTGTTGATAATATCAGTTTTACTATTGAAGAAGGAGAAATTTTTGGCTTTTTAGGTCCTAATGGAGCCGGTAAGAGTACAAGTTTAAAAATGATGGTTGGAATTTTAGAACAGACAGAAGGGAAAATCACAGTTAATGGAGTTGATACTCTTGAAAATTCTATAGAAGTAAAAGAAATGATTAGTTATGTTCCTGATAATCCTGATATTTATACAAAGATGACAGGGATAAAATATTTGAATTTTATTGCTGATATTTATGGAATAGATGAAAAAGTAAGAAAAGAAAAAATTGAAGAGTATAATCAGAAATTAGAGTTAGGAGATGCAATTTACAGTACAATAGATAGTTATTCACATGGTATGCGTCAAAAATTAGTATTGATTGGAGCGTTGATTACTTCTCCTAAGGTTTTAATTCTTGATGAACCAATGGTTGGATTAGATGTTAAAACTTCTTTTAATTTAAAAAATATTTTAAGAGAGTTTGCTGATGCTGGAAATACTGTAATATTTTCAACACATGTTATGGAAGTTGCAGAAAAAATTTGTGATAAATTGGTTATAATAAACAAAGGAAAAATTGCTTTTTGTGGTAAATTATCTGAATTGAAAACTGAGGAACATTCAAATGAAGATTTAGAAAAAATATTCTTGGAGTTGACAGACAATGAAAAAATCTAAACTATGGACTTTAATAAAATATTTTGTTTCGATTGATTTTTTTGCAATCTTATCTATAAGGCAAAATTTAAAAACAAAGGGAAAAAGATCAGCAAGTTTTCAAGGTGTAGCGGGGATATTGTTTTTTGTTATAATGTTTGTTTGGGGAGCACCTAAACTTGGACGTTTTCTTGCTAACAATTTTCAAACTATGATTGGTAGAGCAAGTTTAACTACTTTTTCTGTAGGGATATTTGTTGTAACATTATTTTTGTCATTGGCAACGGCTTTTGTTTTTATTGAAAAGAATAATGAAACTGAAATATTATTATCTTTACCGATATCAGGTAGTGATATATTTTTATCCAGAATTTATTCTTTAGCAATAACATTTTTCATATCATTCTTTTTAATTTTTGTTATTGCATTTGGAATAACAGGATATACACTAAAAAAAGGAATAGACTTTTATATCTTTACTTTTTTAGGACTAATATTACTTAACTTGGAGGCAATTTTGCTAACCGGAGTTATAATACTTATTTTTGGAAAACTACTTAGAACAAGTAAAATATTCAATAGATTTTTAAAATTAATTTATGGTTTATTTACAATAGGATTATTTGCATTATATATGATATTTACTCAAGCCGCATCCAATCCGGCTTTAGGAATTGATATAGGAAAAGTTATTGTAGATTTGGAAGGAAAGCTTTCATCAATATTTTTCTTTGTGGTTTGGATGAAAAAAATATTGATTTCTGATAATCTTATTACATCAATTGCAAATTTGGGAATAGGTTTAATTATTTGTATAGTTCTTTCATTATTATTGAAATTCTTTGCAGAGAGAAATTATCTTGAAATTTTGAGAAGTGTAAATGTTGTTTCAAGAGAAAGTAAAGCTGTTATTGAAAAAAGAAAAAGACAAGGAGTTGCACATTCAAAACAGTACAAACTTGTTGTATTATTCAAAAAAGAATTTAATGAAATTATAACAACTCCAACATACTTTATGCAGGTAATTATGATTGATATAATGGTACTTATTATAGCTAGTATTGCGGTATACTATGGACTAAAATTTAAGTCACAGCTGGTATTTGCTCTAAATGTTTTAGTTTCTTCTACATCATTAGGATATTTATTTGTTTCTGCATTTGGAGTAGGAGCCTGCTTGGGACTTTTCTGTGGTCTATCTTCACTTACTACAAGTTCCGTTTCAAGAGAAGGAAAATCATTTTGGGTAATAGCTACTGCACCGATAGGAATTAATACACATATAATTTCAAAAATTTTTGCCTGTCAAGTATTACATTTTATTTCGGCGATAATAGTTGTGGCATTATCAATGGTTCTATATGTTTTTAACCCTCTTGTATATGTTGCGGTTATACTTGGAATGGCTTTAACTTTATTTACAAGTGGAAGTTTAAATATGATTTTAGGACTTATTAATCCATATTTTGATTGGAAAACTCCAAAAGAAGCTTTAAATGGTGGTTCAGGTGGAATAAATATATTTATTTCGATTTTAATTAATTATGGATTATATGGATTAATCATATTTGTGACTGTCAAAATGATTAAATGGAATTATAATATACCTTATGTTGTTTTGGCAGATTTAATTATAATTTTAATAACTGCTGTAATATCTTATTTAATAGACAGAAAATTATTTAAGAGATTATTAAGGAGATTATAATTTCAATGATGTGTTACATCAATTAAGAATTTTAAATTTGTTTTTTACAATGAAAAACAGAGTGATTTATTCACTCTGTTTTTTTGCTTTTTTAGATATTTGAATTGTTTCTTTAAGTAAATTATTTTTTAATTCCCATAAGTCTTTTGAAAGATCGACTTTATAGATGTGAGGATTATCAAATCTTTTAAACTCATCCCAAAGACTTTCAATTTCACTTGCACAATATTCTCTGATTTCTTTTATATCTGGAAGTTTGTAGATTAATTCTCCATTTTTGAAAATTTGTTTTAGCATTGGTCTTAAGATATAATCTTCATAAGTAGTAGTTTTCCAAGTATAAATTGGATGGAAAATGGAAATTGGTTTATTTTCATCAATTTTTTCATCGAATAGAGTAATTAAATCAGCTTCAGCTTTTTTTGTCTTTCTATCATATATTCTATATAGATTTTTAACCCCTGGTGTTGTTATTTTATCGACATTTTCTGATACTTTTATCTTTGGAATAATTTTTCCGTTTTCTTCAATGGCAACTAATTTATAAACTCCACCAAAAACCGGATGAGTTTTTGAAGTTATAAGTCTTTCACCAATACCGAATGAATCAATTTTTGCTTCTTGATGTAATAAATCTCTAATAGTATATTCGTCAAGCGAGTTTGAAACTACAATTTGAGCATCTTCATATCCTGCATTATCCAACATTTTTCTTGCTTGTTTAGAAAGATAAGCTAAATCTCCACTATCAAGTCTAATTCCTTTTGGCCTTATTCCCATAGGTTTTAGAATTTCATCAAAAGTCTTTATTGCATTTGGAATACCTGATTGTAAGGTATTGTAAGTGTCAACAAGTAATACACAATTATTTGGAAAAGATTTTGCAAAAGCTTTAAAAGCTTCCAATTCTGTATCAAACATTTGTACCCAAGAGTGAGCCATTGTTCCAAGTACAGGAATATTAAATAATTTTCCGGTCAAGACATTAGAAGTGCCATCTATACCTGCAATATATGAGGCTTTTGCTCCATATACGGATGCGTCAATTCCCTGTGCACGTCTCGCACCAAATTCCATAACTGCTCTACCTTTCGCAGCCCTTTTTATTCTATTTGATTTTGTTGCAATTAAACTTTCGTGATTTATTATTAGTAAAGCTATGGTTTCTATTAACTGCGCTTGAACAGCAGGACCTCTAACGGTCATTATAGGTTCATAAGGAAAGATTACACTTCCTTCAGGAACGGACCATATATCACATTCAAATTTAAAATTTTTTAAAAAATTTAAAAATTTATCATCAAAAGTATTTAAAGATTTAAAATATTCTATATCTTCATCATTAAATCTCATTGAATTAAGAATTTGAGTTAAATGTTCCAATCCGGAAAAGATTGCATAACTTGCACCATCCGGATTTTCTCTATAAAAAATATCAAAATAAGTAATTTTGTTATCCAAATTTTCATTAAAATATCCTTGAGCCATAGTATATTCATAAAAATCTGAAAGAATTGAAATATTGAATTCATTAAAATCTCTGTTCACAAAACACCTCCATAGAAATTTATTTATTTAATAAGTATTCAAGATCATGATCAAATATACGAATTCTATTATATATTTGTTTTTGCCACTCTGTATCAAAAGTACCGTCATTATTTATAAAAAAGTTAGAATCCATATATCTCATTATTATATAGTTACTATTTTTTTGATCGAAGCCATTTCCCCAAGAAAAATCAATTCCATTTCCGGTATTTCTTGTAACAATTGCCTCAATTAGAGGTAAAGTAATTTCGTTACAAGGAATTCTCATATCAGGAATATTCCAGAATGTTTTTTTCTCCTTTTTGTATATTAAAAGGTTTGAAATTGTACCATTTGATGCACATTGTACTCTACGAATTTCATTAATATTTATGCTATGCTTTGCTCCGGAGATAACACCATTAGAAATACGAATAGCTTTTTCTCTCAAACTACGAGCTAAATCTATATCCAAAGTATCAAGATTATTTGGAAAATCTTTTGTAAGTTTGTATGCAGCATGAGCTAGAAGTATAGACTTAGTTTCTAAAATATTATGACAATCATTTATAATTGTAGTGTCTGATGTAAAATCAATCGGAGCTGACTTATCTTTCTTTTCAAATAATAAATTATAATTTGAATTAGAATTACAATAGCTAAGTGCTATTATATAGGAAATTTTATCAAATGAAATATCAAAACTCTTCTTTTCTTTTTTTGCATCTTCATAAGATACTCCATCTTTTTTTACTGTTAAAACACTTCCGTCTTTACGAGTAAATTTCATATGTTGCTTTTCAAATATAGTTTTCATAAATCCTCCTAAAATATAAATTTACTATATCAACGTCTATTATAACACTTTTAATAAATTTTTTCTATTCCTACATAAATTTATTATTAAGCAATTTAAATATTATATTGCAATATATTTATATTATGCTGTATCAATAAATGTAAATAAAAATTATTCTTATTTATATGGATTATTTTATATTTTTGTGATACAATATAAAAGAATTAGAATTATTCTTGAAATTTTAATTTTTAAAATTTCTTAATAAGGAGGTACAATATGAAAAATATTTCAAAAAAGATTTTTGGTTTAATATTGGCAGGAGCAGTATTGATTACAGGCTGTACTGCAAAAACTGAAAAAAAAGATAAAGGAGATAATACTAAGGGTAAATTAAAGATTGTAACTACAATTTTTCCTGAATATGATATAACAAGAGCAATTGCAAAGGATAAGGTTGATTTGGAATTAATGATAAAACCGGGAGTTGATGTTCATTCATTTACTCCTACTCCACAAGATATAAAAACAGTTCAAAATTCGGATATTTTTGTGTATGGTGGAACAGAACATGATAAATGGGTTGAAAATTTAACTAAAAGTATAGATATGAAAAATAAAAAAGTAGTTAAATTAGTTGATGGTATTCAACAACTTGAAGAAGAATCAGTTGATGGTATGAAACACGAACACCATCATGATGATAAAAAAGAAGATGAACATAATCACGACCATAAACACGAAAAAGAAGATGAACACAATCATAAAGGCGAAGAAAAAGAATTAGATCCACATTATTGGACATCACCTAAAAATGCTATTCAAATGGTTAAAACTATAACTAATGCATTGGTAGAAAAAGATCCTGATAATGCAGAATTTTATAAAGAAAATGCTGAAAATTATATTAAACAACTTGAAGGTGTAGATAAAGAATTACATGATGTTGTTGATAATGCAAAAATTAAAAAAGTTGTTATTGCGGATAGATTTCCGTTCAGATATTTATTTAAAGATTTAGGCTTAGAGTATCGTGCTTTATTTTCAGGTTGTAGTGTTGAATCAACTGCAAGTGCAGGACAAATAAAAAAAATGGTTGATTATGTAAAAGAAAATAAAATTCCTGTAGTTTATCATATAGAAATGGGAAAAGGCGAATTGGCTGAAACTGTTGCTAAAAATTCCGGAGCTAAAGTTAAACTTTTACATTCAATCCATACTGTAACTAAAGAGGATTTTGATAAGGGTGTAACTTATATAGATCTTATGAAACAAAATGTTGAGGCGTTAAAAGAAGGACTTAATTAATGAAAGAGAAAATTTTAGTTTGTGAAAATTTAGAAATTTTTTATAAAAATAATAAAATAATTGACAATCTTAGCTTTTCCGTTGATGAGGGAGATTTCTTCCTCATCTTAGGAAAAAACGGTATAGGAAAATCTACTCTGTTGAAAGGAATTTTAGGATTAAAAAATATTTCTTCAGGAGAAATAAAGAAGAATTTTAAAATTTGTGGATATATGTCTCAAGAAGTTTTATTAAAAAAAGAATTCCCATCAACAATATGGGAATTTGTTTTATCTTCAAGAGCTGTTTATTCAAAGTTTTTTTATGGCTCTAAAGATATAGCAGTTGTTAAGGAGAATTTAAAAAAATTAAATCTTTGGGAAATTAAAGATAAGAGTATAAGTTCTCTTTCTATCGGACAAAGGCAAAGAGTTTTACTTTGCAGATGCCTTTGTGTATCCGAAAAGATTATTTTTTTAGATGAACCTACAAATTCTTTGGATATAAATGTTAGAAAGATGTTGTATGACATTTTAGAAAAACTTAATAAAGAAGGTCTTACTATTGTTATGATAAGTCATGATGAAGAGGCTTTTAAATATTCTAATAGAGCTTTAGTTTTAGGAAAAGAAAATAGAGTCATAGAAAATGTTTTGGAAAAATACGAAAAGGGGGAAATAAATTTTGATTAGTTTAATTTCAGAAATGTTAAGTTATCCCTTTATGGTTAAAGCAATATTTGTCGGACTTTTAATTTCAATAAGTTCTGCATTGCTTGGAATAACTCTAGTTTTGAAAAGATATGCAATGATAGGAGTTGGCCTTTCAAATGTTTCATTTGCAGCACTTTCAATTGCTC from Parvimonas micra encodes:
- a CDS encoding nucleoside-triphosphatase yields the protein MTNFKDLDFLVESLRKVDTGKNHILITGNIKVGKSTLLKAFIKKYYKNSKIDGIMTELVITDKFRIELFRYGTEERFVIGERESEMKFFDEVFLKKSYEFMDDFKNNDILIFDEIGNKELHLKEYCEKLLSIFEDNRIFAVLKKGGNPIVENLDKLENFVIFDLDKFYE
- the tadA gene encoding tRNA adenosine(34) deaminase TadA, with the protein product MSRDEYFMDIALKEAKKAYNKGEVPIGCVIVKDDKIVSRGHNQVLSKKSGVNHAEIIAINKAGQKLGDFRLEDTELFVTLEPCCMCAGAIVNSRIKRVIIGAMDVKRGFCGSIENVLDRQELNHRSIIKTGVLEQKCLDILQDFFKNLRSEKKNK
- a CDS encoding DNA/RNA non-specific endonuclease → MNNKIRIDKKNIRIFGIMLFLVVTLFVAFFTHRYIENRSTSNTNIVGLDINKLPEYNGKPYVVINNNEPNFDKSELVSKSFEKYSELDSLKRCGVADSIIGQDLMPTSKRENISSVKPTGWKSVKYNGIEGGSLYNRCHLIGFQLAGENANKRNLITGTRYLNTKGMLPFENMIADYVKETNNHVRYRVTPIFVGNELVARGIQIEAISIEDNGKAIKFNVYCFNIQPNIEIDYKTGNSWRK
- a CDS encoding ABC transporter ATP-binding protein produces the protein MIEFKNVSKVFSKGVKAVDNISFTIEEGEIFGFLGPNGAGKSTSLKMMVGILEQTEGKITVNGVDTLENSIEVKEMISYVPDNPDIYTKMTGIKYLNFIADIYGIDEKVRKEKIEEYNQKLELGDAIYSTIDSYSHGMRQKLVLIGALITSPKVLILDEPMVGLDVKTSFNLKNILREFADAGNTVIFSTHVMEVAEKICDKLVIINKGKIAFCGKLSELKTEEHSNEDLEKIFLELTDNEKI
- a CDS encoding nicotinate phosphoribosyltransferase; the protein is MAQGYFNENLDNKITYFDIFYRENPDGASYAIFSGLEHLTQILNSMRFNDEDIEYFKSLNTFDDKFLNFLKNFKFECDIWSVPEGSVIFPYEPIMTVRGPAVQAQLIETIALLIINHESLIATKSNRIKRAAKGRAVMEFGARRAQGIDASVYGAKASYIAGIDGTSNVLTGKLFNIPVLGTMAHSWVQMFDTELEAFKAFAKSFPNNCVLLVDTYNTLQSGIPNAIKTFDEILKPMGIRPKGIRLDSGDLAYLSKQARKMLDNAGYEDAQIVVSNSLDEYTIRDLLHQEAKIDSFGIGERLITSKTHPVFGGVYKLVAIEENGKIIPKIKVSENVDKITTPGVKNLYRIYDRKTKKAEADLITLFDEKIDENKPISIFHPIYTWKTTTYEDYILRPMLKQIFKNGELIYKLPDIKEIREYCASEIESLWDEFKRFDNPHIYKVDLSKDLWELKNNLLKETIQISKKAKKQSE
- a CDS encoding metal ABC transporter substrate-binding protein; this translates as MKNISKKIFGLILAGAVLITGCTAKTEKKDKGDNTKGKLKIVTTIFPEYDITRAIAKDKVDLELMIKPGVDVHSFTPTPQDIKTVQNSDIFVYGGTEHDKWVENLTKSIDMKNKKVVKLVDGIQQLEEESVDGMKHEHHHDDKKEDEHNHDHKHEKEDEHNHKGEEKELDPHYWTSPKNAIQMVKTITNALVEKDPDNAEFYKENAENYIKQLEGVDKELHDVVDNAKIKKVVIADRFPFRYLFKDLGLEYRALFSGCSVESTASAGQIKKMVDYVKENKIPVVYHIEMGKGELAETVAKNSGAKVKLLHSIHTVTKEDFDKGVTYIDLMKQNVEALKEGLN
- a CDS encoding metal ABC transporter ATP-binding protein, which encodes MKEKILVCENLEIFYKNNKIIDNLSFSVDEGDFFLILGKNGIGKSTLLKGILGLKNISSGEIKKNFKICGYMSQEVLLKKEFPSTIWEFVLSSRAVYSKFFYGSKDIAVVKENLKKLNLWEIKDKSISSLSIGQRQRVLLCRCLCVSEKIIFLDEPTNSLDINVRKMLYDILEKLNKEGLTIVMISHDEEAFKYSNRALVLGKENRVIENVLEKYEKGEINFD